The Gallus gallus isolate bGalGal1 chromosome 23, bGalGal1.mat.broiler.GRCg7b, whole genome shotgun sequence genome includes a region encoding these proteins:
- the RSPO1 gene encoding R-spondin-1 precursor, whose translation MQLGLFVVVVFLSSMDLTGGSKVVKGKRQRRISTELSQGCARGCDLCSEFNGCLRCSPKLFILLERNDIRQIGICLPSCPLGYFGLRNTDMNKCIKCKIENCESCFSRNFCTKCKEGLYLHKGRCYVTCPEGYSAANGTMECSSPAQCEMSEWGPWGPCSKKRKLCGFKKGNEDRTRRILQAPSGDVSLCPATTEVRRCTVQKSQCPEGKRKKKDEQGKQDNTNGNRNRKDTKDAKSGTKKRKSKQRGAVAPTTSASPAQ comes from the exons ATGCAGCTTGGACtgtttgtggtggtggtttttctAAGCTCGATGGATCTAACAGGCGGCAGCAAAGTGGTGAAGGGCAAGAGGCAAAGGCGAA TTAGCACTGAGCTgagccagggctgtgccagggGCTGCGACCTGTGCTCTGAGTTCAACGGGTGCCTGAGATGTTCCCCCAAGCTCTTCATCCTTCTGGAGAGGAACGATATCCGGCAAATTGGGATCTGCCTCCCATCCTGTCCACTGGGATACTTTGGCCTTCGCAATACAGACATGAACAAGTGCATCA AATGCAAAATCGAGAACTGTGAGTCCTGCTTCAGCCGAAACTTTTGCACAAAATGTAAGGAAGGTTTGTATTTGCACAAAGGGAGATGTTACGTCACGTGCCCCGAAGGCTACTCTGCTGCCAATGGCACCATGGAGTGCAGCAGTCCTG CGCAATGTGAAATGAGTGAGTGGGGGCCCTGGGGGCCCTGCTCCAAGAAGAGGAAGCTGTGTGGCTTCAAGAAGGGGAACGAGGACCGAACGCGGCGGATCCTGCAGGCTCCCTCTGGGGACGTGTCCCTGTGCCCCGCCACCACGGAGGTGCGCAGATGCACTGTGCAGAAGAGCCAATGCCCCGAAG ggaaaaggaagaaaaaggacgAGCAAGGAAAGCAAGATAATACAAACGGGAACAGAAATCGGAAAGACACCAAAGATGCAAAGTCTGGCACcaagaagaggaagagcaaACAGAGGGGGGCTGTGGCCCCCACCACATCCGCCAGCCCTGCCCAATAG